DNA sequence from the Thamnophis elegans isolate rThaEle1 chromosome 4, rThaEle1.pri, whole genome shotgun sequence genome:
ggcctacaaatgcaaataaaacctctaaaacctctaaacctctaactGTTATCACACAGGATGATTTAAGGGATTACTGCAcggatgaaatgctaccggttcagaccagtagGGTTCAGGTGGActggcctgaaccggtagtaaaaatgctacctcttcgcctgaaccagtagtaaaaaaatgctactggttcaggcgaacaggTTTTTCTGATGATCAACTGTGATGTGTGATTAATATTAAATggcatggcacagcggattcccccctcgctattcccttacctttgcaggcgtgtTCAGCGAATGCGCGGAAGGTCTCTTGTGCAAacgctcacattgctactgaactgGTTGCAAGGGTAAGTGGATTTTACACCTGGATTAcagatatggattaaaaaaatatttccagtatGGACGACACTTACCTCTTTGGACTTCATCATAGAAAAATCCTTTACTTCGAAGGCTAAAAAAGACTGAAGGAATCAAATCTTCCAGATATTGGAAAGAAATGCCCTGGCTGCCACTTTCTTAGACACCATTTCTGCTTCTGCTTGTATTTGGTATTTCTTTGCCATCCGATGTTCCTTTAAATAATCATCAATTTTTCCATGAGACTTTTAGCAATGCGGATATTTTTACATAATATAAAAACGTGCAGACTTTTCCACTTCCCCCTTTTCTGTAAGTGAAGGTGATTGTTGTATTTTGATTGTCTTTTTAACGTTTGTATGGATCCAATTACAAGTCATTTCTCAGACTGCTTTCAAAAGTCAAGAAGGGCAAAGGTCTAACAAATTATAGCTGGGTTACCTGTCCCAAGGGACCTGTCTACTTTCTCAGGAGCTACAGGACCAAACTCCTTCCAGGTAACCAAGCAAAACTGCACTCCTGTCACCTCAACTCAATCTGTCTAATTGGAATTAAATTCCAAGTAATATCACCAACATTGTTTGATAAGCACTTGACTTATATTAAGAATATGCTGTCTGGATAAAGCtgtaaaaatctatttttaaccctaaagtcaggacaagaagcaatgggtggaaactaatcaaagagagaaccaactaagaaatataaagaaatttcttggcagttagaacaattaattagtggaatgatttgacttcagaaattgtgggtgctccaacactggaagtttttaagaagagactggacagctacttgtctgaagtggtatagggcagtgatggctaacctttttagtGCTGAAACGGCCGTACCAGTAGTAGCAGGGAGCAGCTGATAGAGTACCTTTATGGTGGCTCATTTTGCCCACCCTCCCGCCTGCATTCTATacatgtttttaaagcaactggtcAATTGTGCGAGCTCCAACAAGCACCTGGGTGTCACAGGGGCGGTGGATTGCACATGTCTGTGCAGTATGCATGTACGAACAGGACACATGGCCCCTGAGCAGCGTACCAATAGCGACGGTAAGAGCAACCCCCACTGGCGCGTATGTGCAGTGGAACTGGGCTGGGGCAACACCTaacatgcccatagagagggctctgagaACCActtgtgccatagatttgccatcactgatacaGGGTTTGCTGCCTGAacagggagggggttggactaggagacctccaaagtctctccaaagtctgttattctgttacttgaAGTATTTATGTTCTCTATCCCTCATATTTGTAGTTAATAGTATCAGTTTGTATTTCTTTACTTGCTATAAAAGAAGCTGTCATTTTGAGATCATATctaatttaaattatttgtaatttCAAGTCACTGAAAACCTGACTGATCTGAAACTAAGTACATAAGAATCGCTAATTTTTAGAGTGGGATGAAAACATTTGATGCTCAAGGCAAAGGACAAGACGGCGCCTAGCCTAAATTCCTTGTTTAAAAAATACTACAGCAAAATACATAGGCATTCAAGCAAACCACTAAGTAATGGTTTCTACAAAAATTCTACCTTCTCTTCTCTATGTCGCCACTCTTCTTCTTCGAGGCGTTGCACTTCAGCCAACTCTGCATTGCGCAATTGCTGATAGATATATTGGTGTTCCCGAAGTTTGCTAATATCCTCTTCTTCCATGACTTCAAGCAAAGCTTGCTCCAAGGTTTTCCCTAACAACACCTCAAGCATTGGTTTAACTTCAACGTCAAAGTCAAAGAGCtgagagttaaaaaaaaagagagccaaATAAATGCCGTACAATATCATTCTACTCCATGACAGGAAACAAGAAATATATTCTGGTCAGGTCATGCACAAGCTTTTCATTTGTTCAAGGGAGACAATCATtcttataaaggagaatatttgtaattcagggttgacatgaaaagtccttcgtgctctctgaccttgattgtttccttgcagatgtttcattactcaagctaggtaacataatcagagCACTAAGTTCAGAGAACATCAATGTCCCCCTCGCAATCACTTTTACCAAGCTTACAGAGTTTTGAAAGACTAGCTGGGAAATGGGAGTTCGGAGAAAGGCAATAAACATGACCCATTCCTAAGGATCGCATTGGGATTCTCAAAGGAAAATGAAATCCATCAAGGTTATAAAAATTGAGCAGATGAAAGGCTTTATGATACATATTGATATGCCTTAACTTTTTCCATTCATGAAGAGCATTAGGATCAATAGGAGCCATGggaagagaagaaattgctgTAATTGCTCAAGAGTCATTTTCCCTGAAAAGAAAGACGATGAAAAAATCCCCTTTCTCACTGCAGTGCCTGCAAAGCTCTGCTAAGCCCAATTCTGTTTCCAATCTCTTTGTTAGATgttgtctttttcttcctccagctTCAATTGACCTAGGATAAGAGGGGGAAACTTGGATCCCTCCAGATGTTCTGAGCTACAAGCCTCAGCTTCCCAAATTAGTGGTCATGCTAATAGTAGAAATTAAAATCATCTGGACAAATAGAAGTATCTCACTCCAGGTCTAGAGGTAAACAACTTTGATATGGATGGATATCCTATGAGAAGTACTTTCTGTTTGCTTGAATTTTCCCATAGCCCAGAGACCACGACCTCCATCATTTCTCAATCAGGAATTGGAGACTGGAGTATACACCATTGTTATTTGTCtctattttcccatttcatcattATTGTTGTGTTTGGGCAACCAGTTCTAGCAATGAGTGTGGACATCATTAGGGCAGCTCCTTCAGTCCTTGTATCTGAGCATGCTCAGACGCTTTAAACATGCTGAGAGTGTAAATACAGCAAATGTTGTTAGGAAAGCAGGTGCAATGGGGTTTTTTCTGGAGCATCTGCTAGATGCCTGATTGCCAAGGAACTTAGAGACAGGTCTTTATGGCCACATCGCTGCCTCCCCCAAAATTAGCTGCCTCCCATTTTCTTGCAAGCACCCCAGTTACAAAAAAATAGAACTGGGGTTCAGAATATCTGATGTGGTGTTTCACAGTTCTCATATAGTATTGAATTTTAGGATGCTTGAAAGAACAGACTATTACAAAATGTTTTAACTTCTAAAGCAaggcaaggctgtcaaactcgtggcctgcagTCTGGATGCGTCAtctgctggccacgcccatgcccggtttagtgaagggaaaatatgtcatgatatgtcatgtgatgccgccgTGATGCCACGagtgtgacacccctgttctaaaactTCTAAAATTAGGAAATTTTAAAGATATGtttggcaaaaaaacaacaacccattaCCTCTTGGATTATCTAGAATAGTTTTGAAATATTGTAGGTACCTCTCCATCTTCAATTTGTGTTGCTACATCAACCCCAGTCTTCTGTGGGATGAACACTGGGCTGGGTAGCCTTTTTATAAAAACGTCTGTTTGACACTCCACATCAACTTCAATAAAACGATCTAAAATCTCTTCCAGGTACAATTCTGAAAAAAAACTCATGGAAGTCTGTTTTGAAAGACTTCATATTCCTAGAACAGCCACTGAAAACaaaatagatttcttttttattttactttactcagGTGTACTTGtagatttgcattaaaaaaacacaaaatagtgGCCTTGGTCATACAGTCATGGTCACtatctagattttttaaaaaaaaattcctccgGCTTGTGAATATCCATTATTAGGACACTCTTCTTGCCCAGATTATATGACAATAGTATTGGCAGTACTGTTGACTGGAGTAACTTGTTGCTCTAAGGTGATTTGTTGCTCATTAAAAGCAAGTACCGAAATTATTAGCATGACACTATAACACTATGTATTGAATGTATCCTATAGTGAATATGTTTAGGATGTCATCTTGAAAATGACATGCAGTGTGTACAGTGCAGAGAATGCTAATAGGAAAGACAAAACCTTTAGTCCAGATGGGTCCTAATAGGTGTTAGAATGGGATGTGTATTAGCATAaaccagtggtggctaacctttttggcacagagtgccGACATAGGAGTATGCACATGTGCGCCGGAGCACCgaaacccggaagagagcagctggccagtatgcatgtgtgcgtggCCAGccgctctcttccaggttccatcgCAGCTGGGCTTCGTGCATGTGTGCGACAGAACCCAGAAGTGCAGCTAGCAACAGTGATATGCatgtggccagctgctctcttccaggttctgtcacatgcatgtgcaccagccagctggtcttcactggCTGCATGCCGTCGCTAGCTGCACTTCCGGGTTCAGTTGCacgcatgcacaaagaccagctgggtgaTGTACATGTGCATGCCTGAACCTGGAAGtgcagctggtgatggcgcacATGCTCACaaagaggactctgtgtgccacctctggcacatgtgccataggttcaccatcatgggcataTATCCTAGTGACATACTCTTTTTATAATCATGGGGGAAAAAAGTATGAAATGTAAGAAAAATCaggaaaattgaaaagaaaaagggaagttcTTTCATGGTCCAATGCCCATTATTTGGGTGGATATTTCTGCCCAACAGAGTATCCTTCGTCTCAGGTCCAGAAGTCATTTGATAATTGGTTGATGCTGTCTGGTGCTTTACCTGTCTGCACATCACTGCGATCTTCAAGATCCCCAATTTGTGGTGCATGGACCTCATCCTCTTTCTTTGCTTGCCTCCGTTCAAGCATTTTCTTGTAAGCTTCTTGCCGCTTCTTGATTTCAGCCATTGTAAGTTCTGAAAtctggggaggaaggagaaaaattcGCTGCTATTTTACATGgtggtctttcttttctttttatggctGAAAAcagatattgtatttttttaaaatacaaataatacaatcatagtacatatacatctaaatagaaaaaaagaaagaaaaaataaaaagaaaaaaaacatatattacaGAGCACCCCCACCCCTGGAGACCCTTcccccttatatttcttcatctaGAACAACTAAAAGattatattccaattgtgcctgTATCCCCTCCAAATCAACATactattcttgagtaggtttattccctttgctttctaccaacactgattttataaaattcacccatatttcattataattatttgttttgatcatccttttttaaaatttaatttctgttgttaatttatcatttgttgtcaaactccaaatttcattataccactcatttctttgaatatcccaattttgtccccaatatttagccatcactaatctagctgtcattatcaaatttacaataaatttctttttgtttcatttatatcccatttttcctCGCATAGTAATGCAATTCTCAGTGACATGTATAAATTTACATTCAAGAGttctctaatttctctaaacaccatgtcccatatttttATGCATAATCCTACCATATATGGTTATatgttccaacctctttcttgcacctccaacaaatatttgtatatttaccatctatttgattcccaaatttattttaaacattttgcttgctcttctaattcagttaatattctatatatttccCTTTCCCTATATATTCTTCATTCATCTCACATTCTTTTATAATCATTACAAATTTTGTTAATTGTCTTTCTCCTTAAATCTTTCTTCCACTTTTCAATTTCTCTAATTATATTAAATTCAACCAATTTAATTTCATATCTGCTAAAACATTCTTTAGTTGTGTTATATCTCTTTATCTTTTTCTTCCAGTCTTCCCATTTATATATCtgattttcttttagtttattaatCCATTCTTTCAATTCAATCTTAGGGAATTTCTCCATTTCCACCACCGGTGTTAAAGGAGAAATTCCTGGCATTAGCTGGTATCTTCATTTATTTACTCCAACATCCTAATTTCTGATGCATGGACCTCATTCTCTTCCTTTGCTTTCTTCCGTTCAAACATTTTCTTGTAAGCTTCATGTTGCTTCCTGATTTCAGCAGGTGCAGATTCTGGACtctggggaggaaggagaagaattaTTTGCTATTTTACATGGTGTTCTTTCATAATGTCTTACATATAGCTggcttttctttcaaaaaataatGGGGTCATACACTGTGCTCCCATCTCCCCCCCTAACAACAACCCTCAGAAGCAGGTTGGGTTGATTGAGATAGTGTCAAAGTCTCCCATGGTTGAGAGAAGACCTGAATCTTGATCTCCTTGCTCCTAATCCAACTATATCACACTGAGTTTCATTTGGAGACtgaaaattgtattgtattgtgttgtttgtgttgtgttgtgttgtgctgtgctatgctatgctatgccatgccatgccatgccatgccatgccatgccatgccatgccataccataccataccataccataccataccatactatactaactatactatactatactatactattatattatattacttaAATATAGTCCcttgacttcctgggaggagcttgctgatggtggcagcttaaaatagctgcccccgaattcctggtcacgtatctgtttagatgatcatctatctgacgtcttaacaggtttcgtatccttcaggcaagaagggaagaagatatagttttgctggcaaatgcccttcgatttttgcagcttctgtgtctgcagagagaggggggccagcccaaagcagaacggcatccgtgctgggaacttcaaactgccttgtgcagtacaaagtaagatctctcccactcagttcacagctttgatttatttgattttaatacgagctgaatccatttacgaggacattaattgtttaccaagatcctagcttctcttcttttttacaagatcttcctctgaaaatctatttacttagaggcttttaaaatggcgccgagctggctggattctcctgtaacaatgattattttcttaatctccttgttaaacGCTACAGAAttctaaaacttcaaaggagtGTCTTATCACCCTGcttcacaatcggccagcagaaactttttaattagtttcatttttacaagacttcctttctctcattaatcttgcttatctggaatttaaatggtgatgaatctgctgaactgtcttgttacaatgcttattttctgaaatccaTGGTAAAgctttgccaagcctcaaatttcaaaacaaagggagaaatt
Encoded proteins:
- the RSPH3 gene encoding LOW QUALITY PROTEIN: radial spoke head protein 3 homolog (The sequence of the model RefSeq protein was modified relative to this genomic sequence to represent the inferred CDS: inserted 1 base in 1 codon) is translated as MFLIYVPKVSENKAVSIYQAISIPIFDLRSSTTSMVLNQEDARASTETYTYSSHPRVVPNRKRYQEHYINNVHIFETLIYFLLNFMDYREEPNNYGNLMYDRRVVRGNTYAMQMLPWSPESAPAEIRKQHEAYKKMFERKKAKEENEISELTMAEIKKRQEAYKKMLERRQAKKEDEVHAPQIGDLEDRSDVQTELYLEEILDRFIEVDVECQTDVFIKRLPSPVFIPQKTGVDVATQIEDGELFDFDVEVKPMLEVLLGKTLEQALLEVMEEEDISKLREHQYIYQQLRNAELAEVQRLEEEEWRHREEKEHRMAKKYQIQAEAEMVSKKVAARAFLXQYLEDLIPSVFFSLRSKGFFYDEVQRDIEKGFLPYVMGRVEFRLQKKLLGRIMTDCLINEVLKKRLDSYEENQLLQKSPLHKIPQIQTPMVFSGNAAMLKKPSDSEDL